Proteins encoded in a region of the Paucibacter sediminis genome:
- a CDS encoding methyl-accepting chemotaxis protein: MKLMNSLTVRGKLSLAFGVVLALMLLLGGLSVVQLSKVYGQAESILSLRLAGVRDSLKMAEAANRYRTREYRALVSTDAERDEMLARLEQVKTSFEAARKSYAEAIADAQERKLYDEAIAGWQSYLERSAKLAPMLQAGQHEEAREYIAGKDGLRHFEDTLARVQKLADYNDEQARHDAEQARQMFQAGRNGVIAAVLLAVAVAVAFAWFISRLIAVPLAAAVQLAEAVAGGDLTHSPHATGRDEVAQLTRALGHMVARLREVVGQVRVGVESVSTASTQIASGNVDLSQRTEEQASNLQQTAASMEQLTSTVNQNADNARAASQLAAGATDVAAKGGHVVSQVVSTMQGITDSSRQIADIIGVIDGIAFQTNILALNAAVEAARAGEQGRGFAVVAGEVRTLAQRSAQAAKEIKTLIQQSVEKVDSGATLVAEAGRTMDDIVSQVRRVNDLVGEISEASVEQSKGLAQISDAVQQLDQVTQQNAALVEESAAAADSMQQQAARLADTVAVFDVGHAAPAPHKPAVPATPARAAAKPAAARPAPRQQPVPATAGADWASF, encoded by the coding sequence ATGAAGCTGATGAACTCCCTCACCGTGCGCGGCAAGCTGAGCCTTGCCTTCGGCGTCGTGCTGGCCCTGATGCTGCTGCTGGGCGGCCTGTCGGTGGTCCAGTTGTCCAAGGTCTACGGGCAGGCCGAATCGATCCTGAGCCTGCGCCTGGCCGGGGTGCGCGACAGCCTGAAGATGGCCGAGGCGGCGAACCGCTACCGCACCCGCGAGTACCGCGCCCTGGTCAGCACGGATGCCGAGCGCGACGAGATGCTGGCGCGCCTGGAGCAGGTCAAGACGAGTTTCGAGGCGGCCCGCAAGTCCTACGCCGAGGCCATCGCCGACGCGCAGGAGCGCAAGCTCTACGACGAGGCGATCGCCGGCTGGCAGTCCTACCTCGAGCGTTCGGCCAAGCTGGCACCGATGCTGCAGGCCGGCCAACATGAGGAGGCGCGCGAATACATCGCCGGCAAGGATGGCCTGCGCCACTTCGAGGACACCCTGGCGCGCGTGCAGAAGCTGGCCGACTACAACGACGAGCAAGCCCGGCACGACGCCGAGCAGGCCCGGCAGATGTTCCAGGCCGGCCGCAATGGCGTGATCGCCGCCGTGCTGCTGGCCGTCGCCGTGGCCGTGGCCTTCGCCTGGTTCATCAGCCGCCTGATCGCCGTGCCCCTGGCCGCCGCCGTGCAGCTCGCCGAGGCCGTGGCCGGCGGTGACCTGACCCACAGCCCGCACGCCACCGGCCGCGACGAGGTGGCCCAGCTGACCCGTGCCCTCGGCCATATGGTGGCACGGCTGCGCGAGGTGGTCGGCCAGGTGCGCGTCGGGGTCGAATCCGTCAGCACCGCCTCGACCCAGATCGCCAGCGGCAATGTGGACCTGAGCCAGCGCACCGAGGAGCAGGCTTCCAATCTGCAGCAGACCGCGGCCTCGATGGAGCAGCTGACCTCCACCGTCAACCAGAACGCCGACAACGCCCGCGCCGCCTCGCAGCTGGCGGCCGGCGCCACCGATGTGGCCGCCAAAGGCGGGCATGTGGTGTCGCAGGTGGTCAGCACCATGCAGGGCATCACCGACAGCTCGCGCCAGATCGCCGACATCATCGGCGTGATCGACGGCATCGCCTTCCAGACCAATATCCTGGCGCTCAACGCCGCCGTCGAGGCCGCCCGTGCCGGCGAGCAGGGCCGCGGCTTCGCGGTGGTGGCCGGCGAGGTGCGCACCCTGGCCCAGCGCTCGGCCCAGGCGGCCAAGGAGATCAAGACCCTGATCCAGCAGAGCGTGGAGAAGGTCGACAGCGGCGCCACCCTGGTGGCCGAAGCCGGCCGCACCATGGACGACATCGTCAGCCAGGTGCGCCGGGTGAACGATCTGGTGGGTGAAATCTCCGAGGCCAGCGTCGAGCAATCCAAGGGCCTGGCCCAGATCAGCGACGCGGTCCAGCAGTTGGACCAGGTGACGCAGCAGAACGCCGCGCTGGTGGAGGAATCGGCCGCCGCCGCCGACAGCATGCAGCAGCAGGCCGCACGCCTGGCCGACACCGTCGCCGTGTTCGACGTGGGCCATGCCGCGCCCGCCCCGCACAAGCCCGCCGTGCCCGCCACGCCCGCGCGTGCCGCTGCCAAGCCGGCGGCGGCGCGCCCGGCGCCGCGCCAGCAGCCGGTGCCGGCGACGGCCGGCGCCGATTGGGCCAGTTTCTGA
- a CDS encoding DUF2946 family protein gives MDPIVKAALKKWPNVPHCYGWLALDARGDWYMRDERIQAAGPFPQVKGSRIVHEKLREFIERNYEADEQGCWFFQNGPQRVYLQLEATPWVWRLAATPAGPQLRSHTGRPAQFRSAWLDELGRLYLDSDIGPGLVHSLDMETAADAVEQGLWTPQDIHAAELPARFGFQRQPEAQ, from the coding sequence ATGGATCCCATCGTCAAGGCCGCGCTGAAGAAGTGGCCCAACGTCCCGCACTGCTATGGCTGGCTGGCGCTGGACGCGCGCGGCGACTGGTATATGCGCGACGAGCGCATCCAGGCCGCCGGCCCCTTCCCGCAGGTGAAGGGCAGCCGCATCGTGCATGAGAAGCTGCGCGAGTTCATCGAACGCAACTACGAGGCCGACGAGCAGGGCTGCTGGTTCTTCCAGAACGGGCCGCAGCGCGTCTACCTGCAACTCGAGGCCACGCCCTGGGTCTGGCGCCTCGCCGCCACGCCGGCGGGCCCGCAGCTGCGCAGCCACACCGGGCGCCCGGCCCAGTTCCGCAGCGCCTGGCTGGACGAGCTGGGCCGGCTCTACCTGGACAGCGACATCGGCCCGGGCCTGGTGCACAGCCTGGACATGGAGACCGCAGCCGATGCGGTGGAGCAAGGCCTGTGGACACCCCAGGACATCCACGCCGCCGAGCTGCCCGCGCGCTTCGGCTTCCAGCGCCAACCCGAGGCGCAATAA
- a CDS encoding methyl-accepting chemotaxis protein, with amino-acid sequence MLLTLMLLVGGTGLAGLTRADEGLQRVYERSAEPMALVAEIQERLLRNRLALAVALVTPDEATIARSVAEVEGNIQAISALWTRYMARAHEPEERALAQQFAEHRQRFVSAGLLPTLAALKAGDIAGANRLVVEAVRPHYVAVGTDIQALMQLLLRGAQTEHAQAQQRHASIRNLSIGLGLAGLLLAVGFGRLLVRSIGGSLEQAIAASDAVARGDLTARVEVQGRHEIARLLASLERMRASLATVVAGVRRDAEGVATASTQIAQGNSDLSSRTEEQASALQQTAASMEQLGSTVQQNSSNARQADQLARDATEVAVRGGQMVAEVVQTMQGINESSRRIGEIIAVIDSLAFQTNILALNAAVEAARAGEQGRGFAVVAGEVRNLAQRSAQAAREIKELILASLARVDQGSALVGKTGAAVEELVEAIHQVSAVVGGISAASLEQSAGVAQIGAAVGQMDRATQHNAALVEETAAAADSLKQQARQLVQAVEVFRLGDAPAPAHGHGD; translated from the coding sequence ATGTTGCTGACCCTCATGCTGCTGGTGGGCGGCACCGGGCTGGCGGGGCTGACGCGGGCCGACGAGGGCCTGCAGCGGGTCTATGAGCGCAGCGCCGAACCCATGGCCCTGGTGGCCGAGATCCAGGAGCGCCTGTTGCGCAATCGCCTGGCGCTGGCGGTGGCCCTGGTGACGCCCGACGAAGCCACCATCGCGCGCAGCGTGGCCGAGGTGGAAGGCAATATCCAGGCCATCAGCGCGCTGTGGACGCGCTATATGGCCAGGGCCCATGAGCCCGAGGAGCGCGCCCTGGCGCAGCAGTTTGCCGAGCATCGCCAGCGCTTCGTCAGCGCGGGCCTGCTGCCGACGCTGGCGGCCCTGAAGGCGGGCGACATCGCCGGCGCCAACCGCCTGGTGGTGGAGGCGGTGCGGCCGCACTATGTGGCGGTGGGCACCGACATCCAGGCCCTCATGCAGCTGCTGCTGCGCGGCGCGCAGACCGAGCATGCGCAGGCGCAGCAGCGTCACGCCAGCATCCGCAACCTGTCCATCGGCCTGGGCCTGGCCGGGCTCTTGCTGGCGGTGGGCTTCGGGCGCCTGCTGGTGCGCAGCATCGGCGGCTCGCTGGAGCAGGCCATCGCGGCCTCCGATGCGGTGGCCCGCGGCGACCTGACGGCGCGCGTCGAGGTGCAGGGCCGCCACGAGATCGCGCGCCTGCTGGCCTCGCTGGAGCGCATGCGCGCCAGCCTGGCCACCGTGGTGGCGGGCGTGCGGCGCGATGCCGAGGGTGTGGCCACCGCCAGCACCCAGATCGCGCAGGGCAATAGCGATCTTTCCAGCCGCACCGAGGAGCAGGCCTCGGCGCTGCAGCAGACCGCCGCCTCGATGGAGCAGCTGGGCTCCACCGTGCAGCAGAACTCCAGCAATGCGCGCCAGGCCGACCAGCTGGCGCGTGACGCCACCGAGGTGGCGGTGCGCGGCGGCCAGATGGTGGCCGAGGTGGTGCAGACCATGCAGGGCATCAACGAGAGTTCGCGCCGCATCGGCGAGATCATCGCGGTGATCGACAGCCTGGCCTTCCAGACCAATATCCTGGCGCTGAATGCCGCGGTGGAGGCGGCGCGCGCCGGCGAGCAGGGGCGCGGCTTCGCGGTGGTGGCCGGCGAGGTGCGCAATCTGGCGCAGCGCAGCGCCCAGGCGGCGCGCGAGATCAAGGAGCTGATCCTGGCCAGCCTGGCGCGCGTGGACCAGGGCAGCGCGCTGGTGGGCAAGACCGGCGCGGCGGTGGAGGAGCTGGTGGAGGCGATCCACCAGGTCAGCGCCGTGGTGGGCGGCATCAGCGCCGCCAGCCTGGAGCAGAGCGCCGGCGTGGCGCAGATCGGGGCCGCGGTGGGCCAGATGGACCGTGCCACCCAGCACAACGCCGCGCTGGTGGAGGAGACCGCCGCTGCCGCCGACAGCCTGAAGCAGCAGGCACGCCAGCTGGTGCAGGCGGTGGAGGTGTTCCGGCTGGGCGACGCCCCCGCCCCCGCCCACGGGCACGGCGACTGA
- the torT gene encoding TMAO reductase system periplasmic protein TorT, with the protein MRHWAPRLLMVPLTLAIMLAHGAESIPAIADGKRGDYVFLEKARQRWRLCAVLPHALDRFFWAVAYGLDKQAGALGVDVGIAQAGGYGNLAEQRRLVAECVADGADAVLLAAIDPAAFKDELELLAAQRIKVIDLVNGLDGESVAAHSHQDYADTGAAVARYVMALANADGAGQAWRVGWFPGPGNARWSKGFDAAIRKAFAAQRPARHALVEGGWGATSMRVQSSLVRALQEAQPVEVILANAVAAEFSARFYKGRPRAPRYIVSTYASDGVINAMKTGEIAAMMANAPVTEARIAVDLAVRALEERAFPRLVSVPARLVTQANLASFQSEEAVAPVGLRIPLKRLPPRAGAVSP; encoded by the coding sequence ATGAGGCACTGGGCACCGCGGCTGCTGATGGTTCCGCTGACCCTGGCGATCATGCTGGCGCATGGCGCCGAGTCGATCCCGGCCATCGCCGATGGCAAGCGTGGTGACTATGTGTTCCTCGAGAAGGCGCGCCAGCGCTGGCGCCTGTGCGCCGTGCTGCCCCACGCACTGGATCGCTTCTTCTGGGCGGTGGCCTACGGCCTGGACAAGCAGGCCGGCGCGCTGGGCGTCGACGTGGGCATCGCCCAGGCGGGCGGCTACGGCAACCTCGCGGAGCAACGCCGCCTGGTCGCCGAATGCGTGGCCGATGGCGCCGACGCGGTGCTGCTCGCGGCCATCGACCCGGCCGCCTTCAAGGACGAGCTGGAGCTGCTGGCCGCGCAGCGTATCAAGGTGATCGACCTGGTCAACGGCCTGGACGGCGAGTCGGTGGCCGCACATTCGCATCAGGACTACGCCGACACCGGCGCGGCGGTAGCGCGTTATGTGATGGCCCTCGCGAACGCTGATGGCGCTGGGCAGGCCTGGCGCGTGGGCTGGTTCCCGGGGCCTGGCAATGCGCGCTGGTCCAAGGGCTTCGACGCCGCCATTCGCAAGGCCTTTGCGGCGCAGCGCCCGGCCCGGCACGCCCTGGTCGAGGGCGGCTGGGGCGCCACCTCGATGCGGGTGCAGAGTTCGCTGGTCAGGGCCTTGCAGGAGGCGCAGCCGGTGGAGGTGATCCTGGCCAATGCGGTCGCCGCCGAGTTCTCGGCACGCTTCTACAAGGGGCGGCCCCGGGCGCCGCGCTACATCGTCTCGACCTATGCCTCGGACGGCGTGATCAATGCGATGAAGACGGGCGAGATCGCCGCCATGATGGCCAATGCACCGGTGACGGAGGCACGCATCGCGGTCGATCTGGCGGTACGGGCGCTGGAGGAGCGTGCGTTCCCGAGGCTGGTGAGCGTTCCGGCCCGGCTCGTCACGCAGGCCAATCTGGCCAGCTTCCAGTCAGAGGAGGCCGTGGCGCCGGTGGGCCTGCGCATCCCCCTCAAGAGGTTGCCTCCTAGGGCGGGGGCAGTGTCGCCCTGA
- a CDS encoding YheT family hydrolase — protein MQYQAPSWLPGGHAQTIWPALFARRHQGLPLQFRRERWTTPDADFIDVDWLETPAWMSHDMFTKRQPEFQESRFGEGIGGRGSMAPLLVLFHGLEGSSQSHYAQAFAAVARQRGWAFAIPHFRGCSGELNLAPRAYHSGDFEEIGWMLARFKELHDGPVLAAGVSLGGNALLRWAEEHGQSAAATARAVCSICSPVDLAASGRAIGQGFSRQVYTRMFLRTMVPKALRKLKQHPGLFDAERLLRARDLYEFDNVFTAPLHGFRNTEDYWQRASSKPHLARIRIPALVLNARNDPFVPAACLPREHETGPYVTLWQPEHGGHVGFAAGPLPGHVMSMPQQVCDWLSQAL, from the coding sequence ATGCAGTACCAAGCGCCCTCATGGCTGCCCGGCGGCCATGCCCAGACCATCTGGCCGGCGCTGTTTGCGCGCCGCCATCAGGGTCTGCCGCTGCAATTCCGGCGCGAGCGCTGGACCACGCCCGACGCCGACTTCATCGACGTGGATTGGCTGGAGACGCCGGCGTGGATGTCGCACGACATGTTCACCAAGCGCCAGCCCGAGTTCCAGGAAAGCCGGTTTGGCGAAGGCATTGGCGGGCGCGGCAGCATGGCGCCGCTGCTGGTGCTGTTCCACGGCCTCGAAGGCAGCTCGCAAAGCCATTACGCCCAGGCCTTTGCCGCGGTGGCGCGCCAGCGCGGCTGGGCCTTCGCGATCCCGCATTTCCGCGGCTGCTCGGGCGAACTGAACCTGGCACCGCGCGCCTACCACTCGGGCGACTTCGAAGAGATCGGCTGGATGCTGGCGCGCTTCAAGGAACTGCACGACGGGCCGGTGCTGGCCGCCGGCGTCTCGCTGGGCGGCAATGCCCTGCTGCGCTGGGCCGAGGAGCATGGCCAGAGCGCCGCCGCCACCGCGCGCGCGGTCTGCTCGATCTGCTCGCCGGTGGACCTGGCCGCCTCGGGCCGCGCCATCGGCCAGGGCTTCAGCCGCCAGGTCTACACGCGCATGTTTCTGCGCACCATGGTGCCCAAGGCCTTGCGCAAGCTGAAGCAGCACCCCGGCCTGTTCGATGCCGAGCGCCTGCTGCGCGCGCGCGATCTGTACGAGTTCGACAATGTCTTCACCGCGCCCCTGCACGGCTTCCGCAACACCGAAGACTATTGGCAGCGCGCCTCCAGCAAGCCGCACCTGGCGCGCATCCGCATCCCGGCCCTGGTGCTGAACGCACGCAACGACCCCTTCGTGCCGGCCGCCTGCCTGCCGCGCGAGCATGAGACCGGGCCCTATGTGACGCTGTGGCAGCCCGAGCATGGCGGCCACGTGGGCTTTGCCGCCGGCCCGCTGCCCGGCCATGTGATGAGCATGCCGCAACAGGTCTGCGACTGGCTGTCCCAGGCGCTCTGA
- a CDS encoding TetR/AcrR family transcriptional regulator yields MTTIKSKPAPSRARVRRGNLEDAEQLRKELVDAALALFADGGLEAVSIRSVSARVGVSPMAMYRYFADKAELLSGVSAFAQQGSYEYTQKVVTRARGGRARHRAAIKAFLDYWESHPDQYCLVYGFSEIGPAREAKSRLGPPPKYADYLAYQTLVTEALAREIGAPLTHVKLAQDLRIAMLLGYLHGTMVFRRYPWSEPAQLREAYVEQVQQAVERCLLHGPAAASR; encoded by the coding sequence ATGACGACAATCAAAAGCAAGCCCGCACCCAGCCGCGCCCGGGTCAGGCGCGGCAATCTGGAAGACGCGGAGCAGCTGCGCAAGGAGCTGGTGGACGCGGCGCTGGCGCTGTTTGCCGATGGCGGGCTGGAGGCGGTGTCGATCCGCTCGGTGTCGGCTCGGGTCGGCGTGTCGCCCATGGCGATGTATCGCTACTTTGCCGACAAGGCCGAGCTGCTGAGCGGCGTCTCGGCCTTTGCGCAGCAGGGCAGCTACGAGTACACGCAGAAGGTGGTGACGCGCGCGCGCGGTGGCCGGGCCCGGCACCGCGCCGCCATCAAGGCCTTTCTGGACTACTGGGAGTCGCACCCCGACCAGTACTGCCTGGTGTACGGCTTCAGCGAGATCGGCCCGGCGCGCGAGGCCAAGTCCAGGCTCGGCCCGCCGCCCAAGTACGCCGACTACCTGGCCTACCAGACGCTCGTCACCGAGGCGCTGGCGCGCGAGATCGGCGCGCCGCTCACCCATGTGAAGCTGGCCCAGGATCTGCGCATCGCCATGCTGCTGGGCTATCTGCACGGCACCATGGTGTTCAGGCGCTACCCCTGGAGCGAGCCCGCCCAGCTGCGTGAGGCCTATGTGGAGCAGGTGCAGCAGGCCGTGGAGCGCTGCCTGCTGCACGGCCCGGCCGCGGCCTCGCGCTGA
- a CDS encoding chemotaxis protein CheW, protein MQAIASHTAQKREYLSFKLGPEEYGIDILKVQEIRSYEAPTRIANAPAFLKGVIDLRGVIVPIVDLRLKFGLAQAEYSALTVVVVLNIGQRVVGAVVDSVSDVLDLGGEAIRPPPQLSAGLVDTGFITGIGTVNERMLILLDIEALMGRADMGLFDELRQAA, encoded by the coding sequence ATGCAAGCCATCGCCAGCCACACCGCCCAGAAGCGCGAGTACCTGAGCTTCAAGCTCGGCCCCGAGGAATACGGCATCGACATCCTCAAGGTGCAGGAGATCCGCTCCTACGAGGCGCCCACCCGCATCGCCAATGCGCCGGCCTTCCTCAAGGGCGTGATCGATCTGCGCGGCGTCATCGTGCCCATCGTCGACCTGCGCCTCAAGTTCGGCCTCGCGCAGGCCGAGTACTCGGCCCTCACCGTGGTCGTGGTGCTGAACATCGGTCAGCGCGTCGTCGGTGCCGTGGTCGACTCGGTGTCGGACGTACTTGACCTGGGCGGCGAGGCCATTCGGCCGCCCCCTCAGCTCAGCGCCGGACTGGTCGACACCGGCTTCATCACCGGCATCGGTACGGTCAACGAGCGCATGCTGATCCTGCTCGACATCGAAGCGCTGATGGGCCGCGCCGACATGGGCTTGTTCGACGAGCTCCGGCAGGCCGCCTGA
- a CDS encoding c-type cytochrome, which yields MSGSHDHDAPHEGPIKTPKQLIWAVFFAFVVPIIVIVMLANYVTTDVKPAAGSVGLEEQAVAARIQPVGAIEIKDASNPGAMKTGEQVFQAQCSACHATGAAGAPKLADAAAWGPRVKNGFEALLNSALKGKGNMGAQGGGDHSDFEIARAVVYMANQGGAKFDEPKAPAAAASAAAN from the coding sequence ATGAGCGGATCTCACGACCACGACGCCCCGCACGAAGGACCGATCAAGACGCCCAAGCAGCTGATCTGGGCCGTGTTCTTTGCCTTTGTGGTGCCCATCATCGTGATCGTGATGCTGGCCAACTACGTCACCACCGATGTCAAGCCGGCCGCCGGCAGCGTCGGCCTGGAAGAGCAGGCGGTGGCCGCGCGCATCCAGCCGGTGGGCGCGATCGAAATCAAGGACGCCTCCAACCCCGGCGCGATGAAAACCGGCGAGCAGGTGTTCCAGGCCCAGTGCTCGGCCTGCCACGCCACCGGCGCCGCCGGTGCACCCAAGCTGGCCGATGCGGCCGCCTGGGGCCCGCGCGTGAAGAACGGCTTCGAAGCCCTGCTGAACTCGGCCCTCAAGGGCAAGGGCAATATGGGTGCCCAGGGCGGCGGCGATCACAGCGATTTCGAGATCGCCCGCGCCGTGGTCTATATGGCCAACCAGGGTGGTGCCAAGTTCGACGAACCCAAGGCACCTGCCGCGGCCGCATCGGCCGCCGCGAACTGA
- a CDS encoding EAL domain-containing protein has translation MSGSTAWLIAVALAAALALALLLVQLAYRAGRRRAPEGPSSRLPGLESGASAHRRVRLAIYVVLLAAAGHAALLAWQADASLQRRQAETEAANLAGMQRMHSQRIGRIASLLGQLPGEQLASQAELRAVLERADRDARVLQEFLYSGSSQLGPALALDAAVLAGWEETRSALYRQAEALLQAAPQRGSARVATLQQAVEPALLAAERLVLALEQATEARQRSAVTLAKVWAAATVSLLIALAVIVAEPTARAVRSQYLKLATQARELERLALVAELTTNAVMITDGRQRLVWVNEAFSRLTGYRLGEALGHSMAGLLQSQPTEQAALARLQTAVQAGRGARAQVLNRRKDGRELWLDIDMQPLRDSAGAAEGFVAVAADVTERRRAQADLRIAAIAFDSLEAIAITDAAQSILRVNPAFTRITGYSAAEAHGRVVGRLLRSGRHEPAFYEAMWRQLSAERHWQGEVWNRRKNGQVYPEWLSITAVTDEDGAVANYVAVFTDITQKKLADETIHNLAFYDALTELPNRRLMRDRLGQVQASSVRHLRPAAVLFIDLDHFKELNDTRGHDVGDRLLVEVARRLQATVRVNDTVARQGGDEFVVILPDLSETPEQAAVDAETVAEKVRAVLTRPYALDEHEWHSTASIGISMLYGNEVSLDEILKRADIAMYEAKRSGRNAIRFFDPATHAAMAARIALEADLRHALPQGEFRLHYQLQVDQWRQPVGAEVLLRWQHPRRGMVAPGSFIALAEDTDLISPIGHWVLREACQQLRRWADAPATRELQLAVNVSARQFRQIDFVEQVRSVLESSGANPRLLKLELTESLVLVNLADTLAKMQAINALGVRFAIDDFGTGQSSLAYLTRLSLDQLKIDQTFVASMLGSHTDAVIVQTIIGMAKSLGLEVIAEGVETEEQLAFLVRNGCRRFQGYLLGRPVPIEQLELQLASAVPAEAAD, from the coding sequence ATGTCGGGCAGCACCGCCTGGCTGATCGCGGTGGCGCTGGCCGCGGCGCTGGCGCTGGCCTTGCTGCTGGTGCAGCTGGCCTACCGGGCCGGCCGGCGGCGCGCGCCCGAGGGCCCCAGCTCGCGCCTGCCGGGTCTGGAGTCGGGGGCCTCGGCACACCGGCGCGTGCGCCTGGCCATCTATGTGGTGCTGCTGGCCGCGGCCGGCCATGCGGCCCTGCTGGCCTGGCAGGCCGATGCCTCGCTGCAGCGCCGCCAGGCCGAAACCGAGGCCGCCAATCTGGCCGGCATGCAGCGCATGCACAGCCAGCGCATCGGCCGCATCGCCTCACTGCTGGGCCAGCTGCCGGGCGAGCAACTCGCCAGTCAGGCCGAGCTGCGCGCGGTGCTGGAGCGCGCCGATCGCGATGCGCGTGTGCTGCAGGAATTTCTGTACTCGGGTTCGTCCCAGCTGGGCCCGGCGCTGGCGCTGGATGCGGCCGTGCTGGCCGGCTGGGAAGAGACGCGCAGCGCGCTCTACCGCCAGGCCGAGGCGCTGCTGCAGGCCGCGCCGCAGCGCGGCAGCGCGCGGGTTGCGACCCTGCAGCAGGCGGTCGAGCCGGCGCTGCTGGCGGCCGAGCGCCTGGTGCTGGCGCTGGAGCAGGCCACCGAGGCCAGGCAGCGCAGCGCGGTGACCTTGGCCAAGGTCTGGGCCGCCGCCACCGTCAGCCTGCTGATCGCGCTGGCGGTGATCGTGGCCGAGCCCACCGCCCGCGCGGTGCGCTCGCAATACCTGAAGCTGGCGACGCAGGCACGCGAGCTGGAGCGCCTGGCCCTGGTGGCCGAGCTCACCACCAATGCCGTCATGATCACCGACGGCCGCCAGCGCCTGGTGTGGGTCAACGAGGCCTTTTCGCGCCTCACCGGCTACCGCCTCGGCGAAGCCCTCGGGCACAGCATGGCCGGGCTGCTGCAGAGCCAGCCGACCGAGCAGGCGGCGCTAGCCCGCCTGCAGACCGCCGTGCAGGCCGGGCGCGGCGCGCGCGCCCAGGTGCTGAACCGCCGCAAGGATGGGCGCGAGCTCTGGCTCGACATCGACATGCAGCCGCTGCGCGATAGCGCCGGCGCGGCCGAGGGCTTTGTGGCGGTGGCCGCCGATGTCACCGAGCGCCGCCGCGCCCAGGCCGATCTGCGCATCGCCGCGATCGCCTTCGATTCGCTGGAGGCGATCGCGATCACCGACGCCGCGCAGAGCATCCTGCGCGTCAACCCCGCCTTCACGCGCATCACCGGCTACAGCGCCGCCGAGGCGCATGGCCGCGTGGTGGGGCGCCTGCTGCGCTCGGGCCGGCACGAGCCGGCGTTCTACGAGGCGATGTGGCGCCAGCTGAGCGCCGAGCGCCACTGGCAGGGCGAGGTCTGGAACCGCCGCAAGAACGGCCAGGTCTATCCGGAATGGCTCAGCATCACCGCGGTGACCGACGAGGACGGCGCGGTGGCCAACTATGTGGCGGTGTTCACCGACATCACGCAGAAGAAGCTGGCCGACGAGACCATCCACAACCTGGCCTTCTACGACGCCCTCACCGAGCTGCCGAACCGCCGTCTGATGCGCGACCGCCTCGGCCAGGTGCAGGCCTCCAGCGTGCGTCACCTGCGCCCGGCGGCGGTGCTGTTCATCGACCTCGACCACTTCAAGGAGCTCAACGACACGCGCGGCCACGACGTCGGCGACCGCCTGCTGGTGGAGGTGGCGCGCCGCCTGCAGGCGACGGTGCGCGTCAACGACACGGTGGCGCGCCAGGGCGGCGACGAGTTCGTGGTGATCCTGCCCGACCTGAGCGAGACGCCCGAACAGGCGGCGGTGGACGCCGAGACGGTGGCCGAGAAGGTGCGCGCCGTGCTGACCCGGCCCTATGCGCTGGACGAGCATGAATGGCACAGCACCGCCAGCATCGGCATCAGCATGCTGTACGGCAACGAGGTCTCGCTGGACGAGATCCTCAAGCGCGCCGACATCGCCATGTACGAGGCCAAGCGCTCGGGGCGCAACGCGATCCGCTTCTTCGACCCGGCCACGCATGCGGCGATGGCGGCGCGTATTGCGCTGGAGGCCGATCTGCGCCACGCGCTGCCGCAGGGCGAGTTCAGGCTGCATTACCAGCTGCAGGTCGACCAATGGCGGCAGCCGGTGGGCGCCGAGGTGCTGCTGCGCTGGCAGCATCCGCGCCGCGGCATGGTGGCGCCGGGCAGCTTCATCGCGCTGGCCGAGGACACCGACCTGATCTCGCCGATCGGCCACTGGGTGCTGCGCGAGGCCTGCCAGCAGCTGCGCCGCTGGGCCGATGCGCCGGCCACGCGCGAGCTGCAGCTGGCAGTGAATGTCAGCGCCCGCCAGTTCAGGCAGATCGATTTCGTCGAGCAGGTGCGCAGCGTGCTGGAGAGCAGCGGCGCCAATCCGCGCCTGCTCAAGCTGGAGCTGACCGAGAGCCTGGTGCTGGTCAACCTGGCCGACACCCTGGCCAAGATGCAGGCCATCAATGCGCTGGGGGTGCGCTTCGCGATCGACGACTTCGGCACCGGCCAGAGCTCGCTGGCCTACCTGACCCGCCTCAGCCTGGACCAGCTCAAGATCGACCAGACCTTTGTGGCCAGCATGCTGGGCTCGCACACCGACGCGGTGATCGTGCAGACCATCATCGGCATGGCCAAGAGCCTGGGCCTGGAGGTGATTGCGGAGGGTGTGGAGACCGAGGAGCAGCTCGCCTTTCTGGTGCGCAACGGCTGCCGCCGCTTCCAGGGCTATCTGCTGGGGCGGCCGGTGCCGATCGAGCAGCTGGAGCTGCAGCTGGCCAGCGCGGTGCCGGCCGAGGCCGCCGATTGA